In the genome of Vanacampus margaritifer isolate UIUO_Vmar chromosome 1, RoL_Vmar_1.0, whole genome shotgun sequence, one region contains:
- the cldn10d gene encoding claudin-10, with translation MEYRTVVMYAEIGCLVSCLCGWILVCSTLPTEYWTFSEVGSIVLTTSNYYSNLWRDCISDTTGVSDCKDYPSMLALPAFLHACRALAVCAVITGFFGGVLTLIGMKCTKIGGSEIANARVTFAGGITYLVSGFCGMITYSWWANRVITEFLDPNFRAQKFELGAAVFIGWGGSILLLSGGTVLVYFSGKEGLPSGSSKRPRRPATYATARTRKTYMLPPTSSRVTLRPPLFYEGRSQPSRAPTKTTGTFSRDDFV, from the exons ATGGAGTACAGGACAGTGGTGATGTACGCGGAAATCGGCTGCTTGGTGTCCTGCCTTTGCGGCTGGATCCTGGTGTGCTCCACCCTTCCCACAGAGTACTGGACCTTCTCTGAGGTGGGCAGCATCGTGCTGACCACCTCCAACTACTACTCCAACCTGTGGAGGGACTGCATCTCAGACACCACAGGGGTGTCCGACTGCAAAGACTACCCATCCATGCTGGCCCTGCCTG CGTTCCTGCATGCCTGTCGAGCATTAGCAGTCTGCGCGGTCATCACTGGCTTCTTTGGTGGCGTTCTCACTCTCATTGGCATGAAGTGCACCAAAATAGGCGGATCAGAGATTGCAAATGCCAGGGTGACCTTTGCGGGTGGAATAACCTACCTCGTCTCAG GCTTCTGTGGTATGATCACTTACTCCTGGTGGGCCAACAGAGTCATCACAGAATTCCTCGACCCAAATTTCAGGGCACAAAA ATTTGAGCTCGGAGCTGCAGTTTTCATTGGCTGGGGGGGCTCCATCCTTTTGCTCTCCGGTGGGACTGTGCTGGTTTATTTCTCTGGAAAAGAAGGTCTTCCGtcggg TTCCTCGAAGCGACCCCGGAGACCAGCCACCTACGCCACTGCCCGCACCCGAAAGACTTATATGCTCCCACCCACCTCGTCCAGGGTCACTCTGAGGCCACCGCTCTTTTATGAGGGGAGGAGTCAACCGAGCAGAGCACCAACAAAGACGACCGGCACCTTCAGCAGGGACGACTTTGTCTGA